The following are encoded together in the Lathyrus oleraceus cultivar Zhongwan6 chromosome 3, CAAS_Psat_ZW6_1.0, whole genome shotgun sequence genome:
- the LOC127126412 gene encoding uncharacterized protein At5g39865, with the protein MGCSASKTTTIVANKNPEDPTTPSVSFQSSSSSTSSFSPSYASQYFNSSPPVRKALSLTMPLIHHPPTKKGDTHHLVSLTSTTYGSLLLIDQKVPNFTSIEQPHLTKTSQIDEEQSLSPDSVINTWELMDGLDEHEDSNVHKALIFDNPVSFSDKHSSCRYTAFDGSAKKKLLDSFESLKASEAVMEEKNSKSFVKKPLWKHLSEEALLAKLDPSVAWSYRRALSSRQLGCNNNKNRLRCVRSMESSPMNPSCSSLFGKSLCLLPGTEDRIVVYCTSLRGIRKTYEDCCSVRMILRGFRVAVDERDISMDSSYRKELQNALGGKSVVTLPQVFIRGKHVGNAEDLKQLNESGELAKLLSGFPTQDLWFVCDKCGDARFVPCDNCNGSRKVFEEEQGKLKRCVHCNENGLIRCTSCCS; encoded by the coding sequence GCAAACAAAAATCCTGAAGATCCAACAACACCTTCTGTTTCTtttcaatcttcatcttcttcaacttCCTCATTCTCACCTTCTTATGCTTCACAATACTTCAATTCTTCACCACCTGTTAGAAAAGCTTTGTCCCTAACAATGCCTCTTATCCATCACCCTCCAACCAAAAAGGGTGACACTCACCATCTTGTTTCCTTAACCTCCACCACCTATGGTTCTCTTCTCTTAATTGACCAAAAAGTCCCTAACTTTACCTCTATTGAACAACCCCATCTCACCAAAACTTCTCAAATCGATGAAGAACAATCACTCTCTCCGGATTCTGTTATCAACACTTGGGAACTCATGGATGGTTTGGATGAACATGAAGATTCTAATGTTCATAAAGCTTTAATCTTTGATAACCCAGTGAGTTTTTCAGATAAACACAGTTCATGCAGGTACACAGCCTTTGATGGGTCTGCAAAAAAGAAACTTCTTGATTCATTTGAATCACTGAAAGCTTCGGAAGCTGTAATGGAAGAAAAAAATTCCAAATCTTTTGTGAAGAAACCACTTTGGAAGCATTTATCAGAAGAAGCTTTGTTAGCTAAGTTGGATCCAAGTGTTGCTTGGAGTTACAGAAGAGCATTATCTTCAAGACAACTAGGTTGCAACAACAACAAAAACCGGTTAAGATGTGTAAGATCAATGGAATCAAGTCCTATGAACCCTTCTTGTTCTTCTTTGTTTGGTAAAAGTTTGTGTCTTTTACCAGGAACAGAAGACAGAATTGTTGTTTACTGCACAAGTTTGCGAGGGATTCGAAAGACTTACGAGGATTGTTGTTCAGTGAGGATGATTCTGAGAGGATTTCGAGTTGCGGTCGATGAAAGAGACATTTCGATGGATTCATCTTACAGAAAGGAGTTACAGAATGCACTTGGTGGAAAATCAGTAGTGACATTGCCACAGGTTTTTATCAGAGGGAAACATGTTGGAAATGCGGAGGATTTGAAACAATTGAATGAATCCGGTGAATTGGCGAAACTGTTGAGTGGTTTTCCAACTCAAGATCTTTGGTTTGTTTGTGATAAATGTGGTGATGCAAGGTTTGTGCCTTGTGATAATTGCAATGGTAGCAGGAAAGTGTTTGAGGAAGAACAAGGGAAGTTGAAAAGGTGTGTTCATTGTAATGAGAATGGATTGATAAGATGCACAAGCTGTTGTTCATGA